Within Desulfobacter sp., the genomic segment ACCCCGGCAGTACGGAACCTGATCCGGGAATCCAAAACCCACCAGATCCCCTCCATGATCCAGACGGGCAAAACCTACGGGATGCAACTGCTGGACGATGCCATCATGGATTTGTACAAAAAGCGGATGATCAGTCCTGACGAGGCCTATTCCAAGGCCAATAACAAGGGCCTGTTCAGGCCCTTCCTCAAGAATCCGCCTTCGGATTTCACCGAGGCATAAATGTTTCACAGGAGGCGGCCGTGAAAAAACAGCAGATCGACCATATTCTGTCCAAGATGCTGGACTCCCACGATAATGTATCCGACCTGAACCTCACCCCGGGCAAACCCCTTCAGGTGGAAAGCTCCGGGGAACTGGTGCCGGTGAAAATCCATCCGGATTTCAAACTGCTCACCCCCTTTCAGACCGAAATTTTTGCCCTGAATCTCATCAACAACGACAGAAAACTGACCGAAACCCTCCTGCGGGAAGGCAGCTGCGACCTATCATACCAGCTGGGCACCAAGGCCAGGTTCAGGGTGAATATTTTCTCCCGGTCGGGCAAGTATTCCATTGTTCTCAGGAAGCTGGAGACAGAAATTCCCACCATTGAGGGGCTGAACCTGCCTAAAAGTTTTGTCCCCATGGCCGAAGAGAAAAATGGGATCATCTTTGTCACCGGTGCCACCGGCTCAGGTAAGACCACCTCCCTGGCCGCATTGCTGGACCGGATCAATGAAACCAAGTCCGTCCATGTGATCACCCTGGAGGACCCCATCGAATACCAGCATTCCCAGAAGCGGTCCACATTTAACCAGCGGGAACTGGGTATGGATTTTGACGCCTTTTCTTCGGGGCTCAGGGCCGCCCTGCGCCAGGCGCCAAAGGTCATTCTCGTGGGCGAGATGCGGGATCGGGAAACCGTTGAAATCGGCCTGTCCGCTGCCGAAACCGGGCATCTGGTGCTCACCACCCTCCATACTGTGGATGCGGGCCAGTCCATTAACCGCGTGCTGGGCATGTTTTCCACGGAAGAGGAAAAGCAGGTCAGGATCCGGCTGGCCGACACCGTGCGCTGGATCGTTTCCCAGCGCCTGCTGCCCAAGGTGGGCGGCGGCCGGGTGGCCGCATTTGAAATCTTGGCCTCCAACCTGAGGGTAAAGGACTCCATCCTCAACGGGGAGTCCGAAGGCAAGACCTTTCATGATATTATTACGTCTGGCAAGGCCCAGGGAATGATCTCCTTTGACGAATTTATCATTTCCCTTTATGAGGAGGGCCAGATCGATGAGGCCACGGCCACGGCCTATGCGTCAAGAAAGGATATTGTGGGCCGGGGCCTCGACAGTATTAAAAGCGCCAGGGGTGAGTCCACCTCGCAAATAGACAGCCTGGAAATAGACCGGAGTTACGGAGGGAGAGACAGATGAACGTTACATGCCCC encodes:
- a CDS encoding PilT/PilU family type 4a pilus ATPase, with protein sequence MKKQQIDHILSKMLDSHDNVSDLNLTPGKPLQVESSGELVPVKIHPDFKLLTPFQTEIFALNLINNDRKLTETLLREGSCDLSYQLGTKARFRVNIFSRSGKYSIVLRKLETEIPTIEGLNLPKSFVPMAEEKNGIIFVTGATGSGKTTSLAALLDRINETKSVHVITLEDPIEYQHSQKRSTFNQRELGMDFDAFSSGLRAALRQAPKVILVGEMRDRETVEIGLSAAETGHLVLTTLHTVDAGQSINRVLGMFSTEEEKQVRIRLADTVRWIVSQRLLPKVGGGRVAAFEILASNLRVKDSILNGESEGKTFHDIITSGKAQGMISFDEFIISLYEEGQIDEATATAYASRKDIVGRGLDSIKSARGESTSQIDSLEIDRSYGGRDR